A portion of the Periophthalmus magnuspinnatus isolate fPerMag1 chromosome 2, fPerMag1.2.pri, whole genome shotgun sequence genome contains these proteins:
- the gyg2 gene encoding glycogenin-2, translating to MLAREAFVTLATTDSYSKGAVVVAKSLRRHGTTRSIVVMVTPNVSNTSRAVLSEVFDEVIVVDLLDSEDFLRLSLLGRPDLGVTFTKIHCWTLVHYSKCVFLDADTLVLSNVDALFEREEFSAAPDPGWPDCFNSGVFVFRPSLHTHAQLVQHANQHGSFDGGDQGLLNSFFSSWAVEDLSKHLPFVYNLSASTVYSYLPAFKQFGHKAKIVHFLGSTKPWNSSADSSSQTMGRYVDMWWTEYHSHTTSSASSASSSSSAPSSSAHEKHDIPFVSYTKKTAKKTKQEKPVKQIQVKEAPTTIREKQDQETSLQPQILMTPQAEVLPAEKEKKLDSELGEEEKREVFEEEEEADANLIEEQETAILDEEEEAEMGTSSDGEEDGTHPSAANSEDEEEHRRQWEIGQADYLGRDAFEHIQKMLDRFLG from the exons ATGCTCG CTCGAGAGGCCTTCGTTACCCTGGCGACCACAGACTCCTACAGTAAAGGAGCTGTGGTGGTGGCCAAGAGTTTACGGAGGCACGGCACGACTCGCAGCATCGTTGTCATGGTAACGCCCAACGTTTCCAACACCTCCAG AGCCGTGTTATCTGAGGTGTTTGATGAGGTCATCGTCGTCGACCTTCTGGACAGTGAGGACTTCCTTCGTCTGTCTCTGCTCGGACGTCCTGACCTCGGAGTCACCTTCACAAAGATACACTGCTGGACCCTGGTGCACTacagtaaatgtgtgtttttggacGCAGACACTCTG GTGCTGAGTAACGTGGACGCCCTGTTTGAGCGTGAGGAGTTCTCGGCGGCCCCTGACCCCGGCTGGCCTGACTGCTTTAACTCTGGGGTGTTTGTGTTCAGACCCTCCCTCCACACCCACGCCCAGCTAGTGCAGCATGCTAACCAGCACGGCAGCTTCGACG GAGGGGACCAGGGTTTGTTGAATTCATTTTTCAGTTCTTGGGCGGTCGAAGATTTGTCTAAACATCTTCCGTTTGTGTACAACTTGAGCGCGAGCACGGTCTACAGCTACCTCCCAGCGTTCAAACA ATTCGGCCACAAAGCTAAAATCGTTCACTTTTTGGGCTCCACTAAACCATGGAACAGCAGTGCAGACTCCAGCTCTCAGACTATGGGACGATACGTGGACATGTGGTGGACAGAGTACCACAGTCACAccacctcctctgcatcctctgcatcctcttcatcctctgcaccCTCCTCGTCTGCACACGAGAAACACGACATCCCCTTTGTGTCTTACACcaagaaaactgcaaaaaagACCAAACAGGAGAAGCCCGTCAAACAG ATTCAGGTGAAAGAAGCTCCAACGACCATCAGAGAAAAGCAGGACCAAGAAACCTCACTGCAGCCACAAATTTTAATG ACACCACAGGCTGAAGTCTTACCtgcagagaaggagaagaagctGGATTCTGAGCTGGGAGAAGAAGAAAAGCGGGAAGTAtttgaggaggaagaagaagccGACGCCAATCTGATAGAGGAACAAGAGACGGCCATtttggatgaagaggaggaggcagagatgGGCACGAGCAGCGATGGAGAAGAGGACGGCACCCACCCT AGCGCTGCTAACtcggaggacgaggaggagcaCCGCAGACAGTGGGAGATTGGACAGGCCGATTATTTGGGTCGGGATGCGTTCGAGCACATCCAAAAGATGCTTGATCGCTTCCTGGGCTGA